GCAATCACTAAATTCATCAATCCATATCCACCTAGAACGCACTCATGCTTTACGTTTCTTACCAAACATCGCGATGCCGACTAAGCCGACAAGTAATGTGCCCCCTAAGATTGGCAGTACCACGTTTTTAACGATACCCGATTTTGGCAAAATGCCATCATCATTGGTTGTGGTCGTCGTGGTCGTTGTTACTGTTCTAGTAGCTGTTGGCGTCGCTTTTGGCGTTGACTTTACTGCGCCACCAGACACTGGCAAGCTAGTTGGTGCCTTCACCGGTTTCTTAGTCGACGTCGTTTTCGCTGGTGTTTTATCCGTAGCTGTGTTGGCACCGGTATCAATATTTGTACCTGGCACTACATTTGGGATAGGGTCTGGAACCGCCGGCGTTGTTGGTGTCGTTACTACCGGTGTATCCACTACTGGGGTAGTTTCTTCATAGACAAATTTATAGCTACGCCCAGCATTATCTTGATAATCAATCGCTGAACCAATTATTTTGTTATCAAGTTGTTCCCACGTGTAGTCGCCAACCGCCCGGGTCATGTCAGTTACACTACCGAAAAGTCCCTTTAAGTTATAACCATCAATCAGGTATGGACGGAGTGTCAAATAGTCACCAATGAATCCACTAAATTCTTGGGGTGCTGCCAACTCGTTATCGTCACCATCGACCGTATATACTGTAAATGTGGGGGTTGCACTGCGGAATTGGAAGACAACTTGCTGTTGACCCATCGTCAATGTTCCGTTAGCTGTGCCTGCAATTAATTGGCCAGCGCTATACCCTGCGATTTGTGGTAATTTCGCCCCATATGAATCGCCTACTCGACCAGTACTTGTATATGGAACAACGGCGTCTCCGTTCGCATCTGTGATAATTTCATTATTATTTTGGTCGACGTATTTGTATTCCACCGCCCCACCGATCGCCCATTTAGTAGCTTGCGTTCTGAAATTACAATCACTATTAATTTGATTAACGAACATCGTCGCTAGATCAATATCATCAGCGGTCACCGGAATCACGACTCCACCCGGGTTCATATCTTCAAAAAATTGTAAATCTTCACCAAAATCATCACTGAAGTTACTTACATAAATTGTTTCGGCATATGGTAGCCAAGCAAAACCCGCTGCCCATTCTTTTAGATTTGGCAAATCAATTAATTTAAGGGTTTTGATAATATTTCCATCGAGCCATTCGCCACCTAGCGTCTCCAACAATGGTAAATTAATAAAGTTAACCGTTGCTAAACTTGGCACATTCTCAAATAAATCTTCCCCAACAACAACTAATGATTTCAGGTTAATCAAGTTAACTTCTGCTAAATTCGGACAATTATAGAAACTATCCCCGCCAATAATTTGAAAACTATCCAAGTTAATTAAATTCAAACTTTTGATACCGGTATCTGAGAACGCGTAACTACCAATCGTTGTTAACTTTTGCAAATTATCAAAATCAACATTCAATAAATTTTCACTACTAGAAAAAACAGCCTTCCCCAGTATTTCTAAATTAGGTAACGTTTTTAAATCCGCATTAGTAAGGGCATCAATATTTTGAAATGCGCCATCGCCAATTGCTTGAATATCATTAAAGTCGGCTGAAAAAGTTAAATTACCATCCCAGTTATCATCTGGATCAAAATTATCATAATTAAAATCCACCAAGGTTGGGCGTCCCTTAATTTGTTCAATAATAAAATCACTTCGAACAAATGTATGCGCGATGCCATTACGGGTTGCCTTCTTCGCTGCCGTTTTGGCGTTTTTATTCGCCGCCGTAATAGCTTGCGTAGTAATTGCTTTTACGCGTTTTTTATCTGTCTTAACTTGCTTACTGGCGACGCTATCAGTTTTAGCCGCAGTATCTGCCAATACTAATGGGGTTGCCCCAAGCCCACCAACAAGAGTCATCGTTGTCAAACCAGCATACATCAATTGTTTGCCGCGTTTAGGTAATCCATTGCCGTTTATTTTATTAATTCGCTTATTGTCTTTTCGCATGTGTTAATCCTCTATTTATTTAGTATCATTACCCTATTTTTTATCGTTGAACTGTAATTTATTTTTCTTAGCAAAGGCATATAGTCCAATCAAACCGATCAGCACCGTTGCTCCAAAAACTGGTAACCAGTAACTTTTATCAGTTCCTGATTGTGGTAAATTCGCTTTACTAGCGGTACCGGCTTTGCCATTTGCACGCGCAACTGCACCACGGCGCGTACCAGCAGCGTTGTTAGGTGTGTTAGTCGACTTAGATGAAATTTTGCCACCACTTACCGTTTGTTTGCCACCCGCAACGCTGTGTCGACCACCACTAACATTAGCTTCGCCGCCTGACACAGGAAGATTCGTTGGTGTGTTACCACTGCTTGGCTTTTTATTACCATTTGCCGTGCTATTACCACCGGTGTTTGCAGTTGTCGTAGGTTTTGATGTTGGGTTAGGCGTTGACTGACTAGGCTTGTTACTACCATTATTGTTATTTGTTCCTGTCGATGGCTGACTTGGCTTATTATTCGTTGAATTATTGTCGTTATTAGTTTGATTACCTGACGCTGGCTTATCTGTTGTTTTTGCTTTCTTGGTAAAGACCAGCTTGTAGCTTCGGCCATTGTTATCGCCGTATTTTACTTCTGTGCCGATTAAATTATGCACAGTTGCCCATGCAAAATCTTGGACAGCACGTGAAAGCGTCGCTGAACTCCCGTAAAGTTCCTTGAAATCATAGTCCGAAAACGCACTAGCATTCGCAGCGATAAGTGAATTCGGGTCAAGCGTCAATTTTTCATCAGCATAACCACCGAATTGTTGTGCCGGAATGATTTCATTATCTTTATCATCAACATAGTAGACGGTAAAATCAGCCCCGATGCTACGCTTATATTGCAACGTTACTTCTTGCCATAATTCGTTGTAACGACCGCTATTACTATCTTCGTAAATAGTTGGTTTATCATAGCCAGCAATCGTTAGGGCACCTAATGAACCTATCTTATATGAGTTACCCAATTTACCGTATTGTTGCTGTGGGTCAACTGGCTTGTTATTAACATCCGTTGTTAATTCCTTACCATCCTGATCAACGTACTTCAATGTGACAGTTGCTGGAATATACCAAGCACTTTTTAGCCCAAATTGTGCCTCGTTGATTCTATCGACAAATCGTTCCGCCACTGCCAGATCATCTGCACTGTTTGGAATTACTTGTCCACGTGGCGTAATATATTGGCAGACATTGTAGTCAATGTTTACGGTTGGATTAATGTTGTTGAGAAAAATCTGGTGTAAATCAGGTAATTCAGGTCCGCCATTACTATAGTAGGCTTCACCGAATGCACCTGAAGTAATTTTGGCTAAACTAGGTAAATTCTCTAGCTTCGTCGTTTTAATACCAGCTACTACATAAAAAGCGCGCTCGCCAATTGTTGTTAAATTGTCTAAGTTACTAAGGGTAACCGTATCTAGTTGCGAATCACTGCCAATAGTTACGCTGAATGCGTTTTTCCCAATTGTTGTTAAAGCATTTAAATTGCTTAAATTGACCGATTTCAAATTAGGACATGAACTAAATGCTTGGTCACCAATTGTGGTTAATGCTTCTAAGCCATCAAGGTTAACTTCTGTCAATTGAGTTCCACCGAACGCATTGCTATTAATGTACACAAGGTTTGTTAACGGGCTAAGATCAAGTTCAGTTAGACCGGTGTTTGCAAATGCGCTATTTCCAATGCTTTGTAAATCGGATAAATTAGTGAAATCAATATTTTTTAATGCGGGATAATAAGAAAAAACACCACCAAATATACTAGTTACACCGGTAAAATCACCTGCTTTAAACTTAAGCACACCATCCCAGTCTGCATTATTCATTTTTGTCTTCCCAGTAGCGCTGAGACCCTGGATTTGTGATGATGTTGTTGTATAGGTGAAATCATCATGCCCGAACGTGTACGAAACCGTATCGCGTGCTTCCTTAGCTTTATCAGCTTGTTTTTCGGCGTTCGCTTGTGGAGCGACGTTGGTACTAAAATCACTGTTCACCGGTCGCGTCTTACCTGCAGGGCCTATGGTTTCTGTAATTGTTGTCGTAGTAGTTGTAGTGACTTGGTCAGCCAAAACAGATGGTGCCGCTCCTATGCCCCCAAGCACCGTCATCGTGGCAAGACCGGTATACATCCATCGTTTGTTACTTTTATGTTGTCTCAATCCTTTTTCCATCTGCATTTCTCCAATATTTATTAAATTATTTCTAATTTAATTTTACGAACTTAATGCGAAGAAAATATGCTCGACATCGGAATATACAGCGAAGTTTGCGAATAAATTTCAATTGCTTGATTTGCAAAAGTTTTGCTATGTAAAAAGTGTACTTGACGTGATGGCTGTTTTGCTTAATCAGCATCTAATGGGACTAACAAATGTAGTAACTATAAGCATTTTTAAACGGTTCTGTTTACTCCAACGTGGAATTGTCGTTTCTGTACTTTTCAATCAGCGAATTACCGAGGTTCTATTGTCAATGTTGTTTTTTTTCATGCTACTTCGTTCTGTGCTTGGAACCTGTTTTCCGCTGATTTGAGCATTATTCCCAAATAACGGAGTGCCGGTAAATTGCTTGGCGGGCGCAGCCTTTACACCGCGACTGGGGTGATATGTGTGAAACACATGTCGCCGCTGAGGATAAGATGAGGAGTCTTAGGAATTTATTCCTTAGAGTCCCAGCTTATCCGAGTTTGCCAAGACCGCACTTTGGCTTGGCAATGGGCTTCCAGCGCGGTGCGCCAAGTAATTTACTGGCACGCAGTGGCCAATTCTATTCAATCCAAAGTCAGACGAAAAAGAGCCGCATTTTTAAACGCCTAAGAAAAACAAAAAAGCTATAGCCCGTAGACCATAACTTTCTTCAATTCCAAATAATTCATTTTTTCTTCACCACAACAGTGCCTACCTTATTCACGATTTTTCCGTTTGAGTTTTTCACTGTGTAAGTCACTTTGTAAGTGCCTGCTTTCTTCAAGCTCAATGATGTTGCTTTTTTTCCATTCACTTTGGTTATCTTCACTTTTGCTTTTAGATCACCATCGACTGTATCATTGGCTTGTGTGATAGCTGATTTAATCTTGAATTTTTTCTTGGATACTTTCACAGTGACTTTTTTAACTTTCAGCACGGGAGCATTCGCTTTGACGGTCACCATTTTAGTTACGGTGAATGTCTTGCCATTTGAATTCTTCAAGCTGTAGGTAACGCTGTACTTCCCTGCTTTTTTCAAGCTTAATGCGCTTGCGGTTTTCCCATTGACCTTTATGATGACCACTTTTGCTTTTAGGTTCGCGCCATCTACCAAATCACTCGCTTGGGTGACAGCATTCACAATATTCAAGTTTCCTTTGCCATAATTTAGCGTGAGGTCTTTTACTGCAAGCGTCGGATTTGTCGCAACAACTGTCACTATTCCGGTTGCAGTCGCGTTTTTGCCAAAACTGTTCGACAAGGTGTATTCGATTGTATAGGTGCCAGCTTTTTTCAAACTTAATGTTGAAGCTGCTTTCCCATTCACTTTGCTGATTTTCACTTTGTGTTTAATGTTGCCATCAATGACGTCGGTGGCAGTTGTGACGGCTGTTTGATGGTTGAAGTTCCCTGTGCCATGTGTAACCGAAACATTTTTGACGGCTAACGTTGGCGGTGTTTGCAGAGGAACAGGAATCGGGATCGTGGCACCTTTGACAAAGGCTAAACCATCCCACACATATTCACCAGGTCTCAGCCCCTGCGTACTAGGACTACTCGTTTCAGCGACTGTTACAAATTTTGCGCCATTTCCTGTAGCTAGGGTGTAACTACCGTCTACAAAGATACCATCAACATTTTTGACCTTTGCACCTTCGTTCAAGATAATTTTACCGTTGTTTCCACCAATTATCTTGCCATCGCCGGTACGTTCTAGTGCACCGGTAGCGGTTAGTGTTAAGGTGTTGGCTCCAGTTGAAACTGTTTGGTTATTATGAACATACAGTTGGTGCTCCCTCGTCATTGTAATGTCTTCTGTCATAGTAATATTGTCACTCGCATATATCACTCTAATCTCTGGCAATACTTTTGTGCTTTCCAGCATGGCCTTGAGTGCCCCGGACGTCCTTACTCTGAACTGGCCGCCTGCACCGATGTCTACTAAGTTGCCATCGCCTTCATTGGTCACTGTTCCACTGGAAACTACTATAAAGCCAAGGGCGCCAATTTTTAAGGTAGGCGCTGTATCAGAATTATTTCTCACCGTACCGCTATTTACGCGTATTACCGAATCTGGAGCTGCTTCAATAACTGTGGCATTCTCTGCGGTCACCGTTCCACCATTCACATCCACAATGTCATTAGCCCTAATAACGGGGGAAGCCGATGTGCTTGTTATGATTGCGCCATTCTCAATATCCGCAGTACCCCATGCATATATGAGGGGGCCATTACAACTATTGCCCGTCACTACACTAGAAACCGTTAAATTTCCGCTGACCAATGCACCCCCGCTTCCGGTGTTCTCTAATGTCAACTCACCACCACTAATAACAAGCTCCGTACTGCTGGCATGAAAAGCGGTTCCACCGTCACCATTGATTGTTGCCGTTCCATTAATAACAAGGTTGATAACATCATCATAATCAGTCCCTGAAAATCTTATGGCTCCACCATCATAATTCGTCAAAGTCAGCGTGTCCGTATCAGTGATCCACTCCCATGTCCCATTCCCCTTACCATTCCCTCTTTGGTCAGTAGAAAGCGACACATCGCCGGGGCTACCAGTAACATTGATAGTTCCGCTCATCGCGCTCGCCGTTGTCGTAAACATCACCAGCATCACTACCGCAAGACCTAAACTTAAAAATACCGCACGTAAACTTCGGCAGGTCTTCAGCTTCCTGAGTGACGTTTGTTCAATTTTTAAATCCTTACTCATCTCTCTTCCTCCGTTCTTCTTATCATAGAAATAAAAGTAATCATTATCATCAAATGTTAATTGCCTAATATCAATTTTCCCATCATGATCAGTACGATTTTTATCCTTAAATAAAATTTCCAGATTTGTTTATCGCGTTTCAGCTAACCAGTAAAACTACTGATAACAATGAATTGTTATGCGTTTTACACCTCCAATTTTCACTGATTTTTATATACACATTATACTTCCGCTTCGATTTCCCATGTTGAATGCAGTGCATATTCACAACAAAGTCACATTTGCGTCACAAACTGCTACTTGGCAGGTCTTTTTCATTATTTATTGCTAATGAGCACATCATAATATTTCCAAAGAAGCTGCATAGTCGCACAGCCAGCTACGTTAATTCAGCGAACTGTCGTCATGAGTGGTTGAGTTTGTTTTTGATTGCAAAAAAGAACATCTGCTAGAATTACGGCGGATGTTCGAGTAGAACAAACAGTTTGTTAGCGCTTTGTCTTAGCAGGGTAAGCACTTTTTGTGGCTTTGAACTGACTAAATAAAAAGCACGAACCAATTTATTTAAAATCGGTTCATGCCTGTTTATTAAATATATAATTTAAAACAATCCAAAGAGCTTCTTTTTCTTTGATTGTTTTTTACCAGTTGCTTGTGTTGATTCGGAATCACCTAATTCATTTGGAATATTAGAGGATTCCGAATCATTGTCGTCAAATGGCGCATCCCAGTAATCATCATCATTTTCTAGGCCATAGTCTGCTTCATCTGAAATTTCTTTATTTGTAATAGAACTATTTCTTAAAATGGAATAATTAATTTCACGTTTTAAATTAAGTCGATTACTAATTTCAAATAACGAATAAGTGATATTTTCTTTTTGCAACCAATCTACTAATAGAATCATCGTATCCAAACTACTATCTTCGCCTAACGAATCGGCAACAAACAGATATTTCGATGAATCCAAGCTAAGTTCCTTTTCTAAATTATTTTTATCGAGAAATAACTTAAAGTCACTAGTTTGTTTAGTGGTAAAATCATCTGTTTGCAATGCTGTTTCATTTTCGTATTTAAACATATTGTATTTCTTCTCTTTATTTTTTCTTATACCTTTTTCCTGATAACGATTCTTTTATGTTTCAATCCTTATGCCAATTATAATAATGTTCATTTTTGGTGACTGGAAAATTCACATCTGAATTCCCTAATAGTTGTGGATATTCTTTAACTGGGTAAGTATGATGTCCTTTAAATACTTCACCATTTTCATCTACAGATTTTTTTAAGTAAACAGGCACAGACCAATTTATTCAAAGATCAGTTTGTGCCTCTTTACTTAAGATATTACGTTAGAACAAACCGAAAACTTCTTTTTCACGGTTTCAGAATCAGCCTGATTCTGGCCCGGCTGATTATCCGTGGTAATTTCTTGTTCCTGCATACATTTTAATCGTTTTCCACCAACGAAAAATCGGTAATCTCATCGGGTAATTCAACAGAAATTGACTTATCTTCATCAAACAAAACAACTAATCGTAATTCATCCTTCGTGTATATTTCCAACTTATTTCCATTCTTCTTCAACTGAGTGATATTACCTAGTATTGCTCCAAAGGTTTGAATTCCACTAACGGACAAATCCATTACAACTTTATATTCATAGATATCCATAAAAACACCAAATTGAAACTGATTAATATCCCGCTTAAATAAATATTCACCCCTTTCAACTTCTTCAAGTGTGGTTTGTGATTCACTAAAAAAAAGCTCCAGCATTTCCAATTCGTCAAATTTTGTATACATTCAATATAACTCCTTACGTGATTATTTTTTAAGAGATTGTGGTATAACATCACCTTTAGCATTAAGTATTACTTTCGCATCTGAACTTCGGTACTTGTACAGTCTGGCGTAAATTTTTCATCAAATACTTTAGTAATATGTGCACCTGCACATTTTGGCAATACATAATTAAAACCTCGTGTATTTTCCAAAAATTAAAACTCCGAAAGTTCATTTAACATTGGAGTTACTCCAGTATATTTTCTTAGTAGGTATCCAATCTCGTTACAATAATTCGCAAATAGTCACCCTCGTTAACATCATTTGGGAGGACTAGTCCTTCCAAATCGATATTAAAATCACCAATTATTAATTTAGCATTAGGCGAATACGAAAGTTCACCAACCAATTCCTGCTCATTTTCGGTAATTAACTTTACGCTTGCCGTACGAGTATTTACTAGTGTCAGCAAAGTTTCATCGAAAATAAAAATATCATCCTGAAACGCCTGATTTTCTTTCCAAAATGTTCCATCCGAAAACACTGTCAATTTAAACGTATCGTCTGTCAATAAAAGAAAGCCTTCGCATCTTTCTTCATCAAGCCAATCAATTTTTTCAATACGTACCATTTTCGACCTCTTAATTCCTAAGCTTGCAAAACTAAAAAGTAGATTTTTTATTCTTCAGTTTCCGCAACAACTAAATTATAAAAGAAATCACCGAAACTGTCCGCGATAATAGTGTATTGCTGTTCCTCTTCTGAATAACCCGGTGAATACAAAACTACTTTAGGTTCACCATTCAGTTGATTGCCAAAATCCAATGCGTAGTAATCTCCCATTCCATTTGCGTAAATGATTACTAAGTCTTTTCTCATAGATGAATCTGAGCGCTCTTTTAACGTAATCCAAACCGCATCTGGAACCCCTGAATTCAAAAAATCAGTATCAATGATTCCATAAATTTCTTCCGCTCCAATTTCTGCCGTCCCATAGTCATATAAAAATAAATGATAATCTTCTGGAAATTTTTGTTTTAGTACATTCTCGGCTGCATCGATAACTGTTTTTGCGTCAGAAACCGGAAAGTACTCAAACACAATGCCCTCTTCCCGAATTAATTTCTGCGCTTCTCTATATTTTTCTGTACCCATTTAATAGCCCCTTTTTATTAAAGAGGCATGAATCAATTTATTTAAAAATCGGTTCATGCCTGCTTATTAAATATATAAATTAGAACAAGCCTAAGAATTTCTTTTTCTTGGGTTCAGAATCCGTAATATCTGTTCCTAAAATCACAGAGAAATTGCGTTTCGATCCATTAACTACCACATGTTCTACTTCATCTGTCCAAAACTTAATGATATCACTCAAACATTCCCTTAATGTCGCTTGTTTCTTAAAATCGCCATTGAACACATCGTTGAATTGATCAATCACCAAAACAAATGAATCATATTTGTTAACTAGACAGTATAAATCTGTCATCCAATCATAGAATGCTGCATAATTCGAGTTTGTTTCCATTTGAAAATTAGTAAATTGAAAAAGTGCCCCAATTTTACTAAAAACATCGTTCTCTTCATGCAAGGACGAGCCATTTATTCTCCCAACAAAAGTTGCTGGATTTTCCAATTCATTTTTTAAAATTGAATCGATTTGCGATGCCGTTGCATCTGATATGATATTCATATATTCCATCATTTTACCTTTTTAAAAGTTTTATAGTGATCAGCTGTATAATATGTACTTCCGTCACTCCCATGAACGAATCGTGGCGCATTCCGTTGTTGGTTAGCTACTTTTCCTGACACATCGAACTCTTTATAAGTGATTACCTTTCCATGTTTATCACTTGTCGGTAAAGTTGCGTTTAAATTTTTCCAACGTCCCCCAGCTTTAGTGCCATCAGGCTGACCCTTAACGGTACCACTCCAACCAGTCTTGTCATACTTATTAAACATCAATTTTGCATCATCAGGCAATACTTTTGTGCTAATCACAGGTATTTTTGGACTAAATTTGCCAGTTTTGTCTAACGTTAATTTCGGATTCTTGTCAATTTTTTCAGCAAGTTTCACCGCATCCTTAACGCCTTTCTCACCTTTACCAGCGACGTTATAGATTTCGTTAACCTTGCCGGCTTTGCCACCAACCCCAATCAATGCCCCGACTGGCACTATAAATGACAAGACTGTCAATAAAGCATACGTTGACCACTTCGGGGATCACCACTGACAATCACTTTAAAACTATTCCACAATTTTGGGTTACCCGATTTAATTGTAGCCATCTTGTGTTTACACGCTTACGGTTTCAAATTAGCATTGCCCTCCAATTACCACAATGTATAGAGTCAATATTTCCTGCTCACTCATCAAATCCCATAATATAAAATTCATCGACCGCGTCCCAAAAATTTAGAGTGGTTAATACGTCTTCTCCGTTAAGCCACACAATTGTCTGAATTTTGTTTTTGTTTGTAAAGTCAATTGCAACATATCCACCCATACCGGTACTGAAAAAATTATATGTTTCCGATTCGTTAAATGGCTTAAGCTTTCCCTCAGACAATTCAAAATCAGTAAAATCTTCAACTTCACTAGTTTCATCTAATCCCATTGAACGGCTTGGATAATAATAAAACCCGTCATGTAATTTTTCATAAAACGCACGTAATGGATTTGGTAAATCATTCCATTGCTTTAATAGGAAAGATGACGCATTTAATGTACTACTCATTGGATTGCCACCAACATAATACAGCGTTTTTTCCGTTTGATAGCTCAAAATTGTGTACACCATATAAAATTCTTTATCAACTTGAATAAACTCAATCCCTTTAAGATAAGTTTCCAAGTAGGCAATTGTATTACTGAGTTCACTTGCCAAAATTTGCTTCCACTCGCTCAACAAAATAGCTTTCTTGTTTTCAAATGTCTTTGCTTCAAAAATACGTTTCCAATACTCTGGAATAATGGCATCGTTGAATTTTTTGACCCGAATAACTTTACTATCCGATAACGTATACTGACTTAAAAATTTATATTTATTCATACTAATTACCTCTTCAAAAAATTATCAATCATTTTCTGAAGAACCCTTTCTAGTTTCTTCTCTTGGGACGAAATCAACTTCTTATATTCAGGGTTTACTTTAATCCAAAATTAAGAAGAAAAGAATCAAAACCATACCATTTGGTCTTTTTATGAAAATAAACAGGCACAAACTAATTTATTCAAAAATCGGTTCATACCTGTTTATTAAATGTATAACTTAGAACAACCCGAAGAATTTCTTTTTCTTGGGTTCAGAATCAACCTTATGTTCGGTTGGCTGATTATCTACTTTCAATTCATTTGTACTAGGTTCATCGGTATCAAACACAGGTCCACCATGAAATGCTGAAATCAGGGCAATATGCGCCATTAAGTCAACTTTTTGTAATGACTCAATGTTGTCATTTCCACCTAAGACAAGTAATGGCGTGTACCCAAATGCTTCATCGTAAGCTGGTTCACCTTGTTGTTTAACTGCCTTGAAGTACGGAGCTGCTAACAGACGTTTATCGCGCAGAAATTCATCTTGATCAATTATTGAGTCAAAAAAGAATTCTAGACTCTCCGCTGTAAGGGCTTTAAAGTCTTCAA
This is a stretch of genomic DNA from Periweissella cryptocerci. It encodes these proteins:
- a CDS encoding leucine-rich repeat protein, which translates into the protein MRKDNKRINKINGNGLPKRGKQLMYAGLTTMTLVGGLGATPLVLADTAAKTDSVASKQVKTDKKRVKAITTQAITAANKNAKTAAKKATRNGIAHTFVRSDFIIEQIKGRPTLVDFNYDNFDPDDNWDGNLTFSADFNDIQAIGDGAFQNIDALTNADLKTLPNLEILGKAVFSSSENLLNVDFDNLQKLTTIGSYAFSDTGIKSLNLINLDSFQIIGGDSFYNCPNLAEVNLINLKSLVVVGEDLFENVPSLATVNFINLPLLETLGGEWLDGNIIKTLKLIDLPNLKEWAAGFAWLPYAETIYVSNFSDDFGEDLQFFEDMNPGGVVIPVTADDIDLATMFVNQINSDCNFRTQATKWAIGGAVEYKYVDQNNNEIITDANGDAVVPYTSTGRVGDSYGAKLPQIAGYSAGQLIAGTANGTLTMGQQQVVFQFRSATPTFTVYTVDGDDNELAAPQEFSGFIGDYLTLRPYLIDGYNLKGLFGSVTDMTRAVGDYTWEQLDNKIIGSAIDYQDNAGRSYKFVYEETTPVVDTPVVTTPTTPAVPDPIPNVVPGTNIDTGANTATDKTPAKTTSTKKPVKAPTSLPVSGGAVKSTPKATPTATRTVTTTTTTTTNDDGILPKSGIVKNVVLPILGGTLLVGLVGIAMFGKKRKA
- a CDS encoding leucine-rich repeat protein; the protein is MEKGLRQHKSNKRWMYTGLATMTVLGGIGAAPSVLADQVTTTTTTTITETIGPAGKTRPVNSDFSTNVAPQANAEKQADKAKEARDTVSYTFGHDDFTYTTTSSQIQGLSATGKTKMNNADWDGVLKFKAGDFTGVTSIFGGVFSYYPALKNIDFTNLSDLQSIGNSAFANTGLTELDLSPLTNLVYINSNAFGGTQLTEVNLDGLEALTTIGDQAFSSCPNLKSVNLSNLNALTTIGKNAFSVTIGSDSQLDTVTLSNLDNLTTIGERAFYVVAGIKTTKLENLPSLAKITSGAFGEAYYSNGGPELPDLHQIFLNNINPTVNIDYNVCQYITPRGQVIPNSADDLAVAERFVDRINEAQFGLKSAWYIPATVTLKYVDQDGKELTTDVNNKPVDPQQQYGKLGNSYKIGSLGALTIAGYDKPTIYEDSNSGRYNELWQEVTLQYKRSIGADFTVYYVDDKDNEIIPAQQFGGYADEKLTLDPNSLIAANASAFSDYDFKELYGSSATLSRAVQDFAWATVHNLIGTEVKYGDNNGRSYKLVFTKKAKTTDKPASGNQTNNDNNSTNNKPSQPSTGTNNNNGSNKPSQSTPNPTSKPTTTANTGGNSTANGNKKPSSGNTPTNLPVSGGEANVSGGRHSVAGGKQTVSGGKISSKSTNTPNNAAGTRRGAVARANGKAGTASKANLPQSGTDKSYWLPVFGATVLIGLIGLYAFAKKNKLQFNDKK
- a CDS encoding SMI1/KNR4 family protein; protein product: MGTEKYREAQKLIREEGIVFEYFPVSDAKTVIDAAENVLKQKFPEDYHLFLYDYGTAEIGAEEIYGIIDTDFLNSGVPDAVWITLKERSDSSMRKDLVIIYANGMGDYYALDFGNQLNGEPKVVLYSPGYSEEEQQYTIIADSFGDFFYNLVVAETEE
- a CDS encoding barstar family protein, whose product is MNIISDATASQIDSILKNELENPATFVGRINGSSLHEENDVFSKIGALFQFTNFQMETNSNYAAFYDWMTDLYCLVNKYDSFVLVIDQFNDVFNGDFKKQATLRECLSDIIKFWTDEVEHVVVNGSKRNFSVILGTDITDSEPKKKKFLGLF
- a CDS encoding ribonuclease domain-containing protein, whose product is MSFIVPVGALIGVGGKAGKVNEIYNVAGKGEKGVKDAVKLAEKIDKNPKLTLDKTGKFSPKIPVISTKVLPDDAKLMFNKYDKTGWSGTVKGQPDGTKAGGRWKNLNATLPTSDKHGKVITYKEFDVSGKVANQQRNAPRFVHGSDGSTYYTADHYKTFKKVK
- a CDS encoding T6SS immunity protein Tdi1 domain-containing protein encodes the protein MIELKDFKKESDVPKETIEKYRNILPAELIEVWENYGFGSFYGGFLKTVNPEGYIEVLHETAPFFEKEIVMFSTGLADLITWELPTEEDTLGYAHILFYRVEDFKALTAESLEFFFDSIIDQDEFLRDKRLLAAPYFKAVKQQGEPAYDEAFGYTPLLVLGGNDNIESLQKVDLMAHIALISAFHGGPVFDTDEPSTNELKVDNQPTEHKVDSEPKKKKFFGLF